A window of Calditerricola satsumensis contains these coding sequences:
- the hisH gene encoding imidazole glycerol phosphate synthase subunit HisH, producing the protein MIAIVDYGMGNLYSVRCALERLGFSGFVTADPDDLERARGIILPGVGAFGDAMANLRRRGLDRVLVDAAQAGKPLLGICLGMQLLFEESEEHGRHAGLGLLPSRVVRFRGSFKIPHMGWNRLRYLRASPLLAGVPEGYVYFVHSYYVEPGGRDILLAVCDYHGEVPAIVGRGRLFGMQFHPEKSGKTGLALLANFARLCGAPAAGRSQPVTEGERR; encoded by the coding sequence ATGATCGCCATCGTCGACTACGGCATGGGCAACCTCTACAGCGTTCGCTGTGCCCTCGAACGCCTGGGCTTCTCCGGTTTCGTCACCGCGGACCCGGATGACCTGGAACGCGCGCGCGGCATCATTCTGCCGGGTGTTGGCGCCTTCGGCGACGCCATGGCCAACCTGCGCCGGCGCGGCCTCGACCGCGTCCTCGTCGACGCGGCGCAGGCCGGAAAGCCCCTCCTCGGCATCTGCCTCGGCATGCAGCTCTTGTTTGAGGAGAGCGAGGAGCACGGCCGCCACGCGGGGCTCGGGCTCTTGCCGAGCCGCGTGGTGCGCTTCCGCGGGAGCTTCAAGATCCCCCACATGGGGTGGAACCGGCTGCGCTACCTTCGGGCGTCGCCGCTTCTGGCCGGCGTGCCCGAGGGCTACGTCTACTTTGTCCATTCCTACTATGTCGAGCCGGGGGGCCGCGACATCCTCCTCGCCGTATGCGACTACCATGGCGAGGTGCCGGCCATCGTCGGACGCGGCCGGTTGTTCGGGATGCAGTTCCATCCGGAAAAGAGCGGGAAAACCGGGCTGGCGCTGCTGGCCAATTTTGCCCGCCTGTGCGGCGCGCCGGCGGCCGGCCGGAGCCAGCCGGTGACGGAAGGGGAGCGGCGATGA
- the hisA gene encoding 1-(5-phosphoribosyl)-5-[(5-phosphoribosylamino)methylideneamino]imidazole-4-carboxamide isomerase, with the protein MTFTLYPAIDIRGGQCVRLVQGDYGRETVYGDPVAMAKRWAAEGATWLHVVDLDGAREGRPVNADVVAAIVRAVDVPVQVGGGIRTAEAARAYWNRGVRRVILGTAALEDKDLVARLLSERADGVAIGLDARDGIVAVRGWQEASGVRALDLGRQLAALGAQTLIFTDIARDGTLSGPNVAACAELARATGCAVIASGGVRDIADLEALAARAEDGVCGAIVGKALYTGALNLRAALARLG; encoded by the coding sequence ATGACGTTTACCCTGTACCCGGCCATCGACATTCGCGGCGGGCAATGCGTCCGCCTCGTGCAGGGCGACTACGGACGGGAGACGGTCTATGGCGACCCCGTGGCCATGGCCAAGCGGTGGGCGGCGGAGGGGGCGACGTGGCTCCACGTCGTCGACCTCGACGGGGCGCGGGAAGGGCGGCCCGTCAACGCCGACGTGGTGGCGGCCATTGTGCGCGCCGTCGACGTGCCGGTGCAGGTGGGCGGCGGAATCCGCACCGCTGAGGCGGCCCGGGCCTACTGGAACCGGGGCGTGCGCCGCGTCATCCTCGGCACGGCGGCCCTGGAGGACAAGGACCTGGTGGCGCGGCTGCTTTCCGAGCGTGCCGACGGCGTGGCCATCGGCCTCGACGCGCGGGACGGCATCGTCGCCGTGCGCGGGTGGCAGGAGGCGTCCGGCGTGCGCGCCCTCGACCTGGGGCGCCAGCTGGCCGCCCTCGGCGCGCAGACGCTCATCTTCACCGACATCGCCCGCGACGGCACGCTTTCCGGTCCCAACGTGGCGGCCTGCGCCGAGCTGGCCCGGGCCACCGGCTGCGCGGTGATCGCCTCGGGCGGCGTGCGCGACATCGCCGACCTCGAGGCCCTGGCCGCGCGGGCGGAGGACGGCGTGTGCGGGGCGATCGTCGGCAAGGCCCTCTACACGGGCGCCCTCAACCTGCGCGCGGCCCTGGCGCGACTGGGCG